CTGAAGCGCCCGTCGGAATCGGTGACGGCGGTGGCTCGCGGCAGGGCCAAGGGAGGCCTGGCGTCCTCCCCTTGCCGGGCCACGCTCTCGAAGGCCTGGACGGTGCATCCGCTCGCGCCGACGCCGGTCGCGTCGACGACCCGCCCGTGGAGCAGCGCGGCCTCGGGCAGCCGCAGGTCCAGGGCGTCGCGGGGCTCGCTGAGGTCGAGATCGAGTTGTGTCGTGGCGGCCAGGCTGACGGTCGCGGGCGGCCGCACCGTGAGGTCGTAGCTCCCCGGATCGACCCAAAGCGCGAAGGTCCCATCTGCCCCGCTGAGCGCGCTCGCAGATCCCTGGACGGCCGCTGTCACGGCGGCCTTGCTCGGCGTGACCGGAGCGGCCTCGATCAGCGCGCCCGCGACGATCTCGCCGCCCGGCCCACGCACCCGCCCCACGATCCGCAAGCGCTCCAGCAGCCGCAGCGGCTCCAGTGGCCGCCCGCCCGGCGCGACCGCGATGCCGCCACGGCGGAGGCTGGCCCAGCGACTGCGCGCGGGCGCGATCACCGTGATCTCGTAGCTCCGCGCCGCGTTATCCCCGGGGAGCAGCAGGAGCGTCGCGCGACCCTCGGCGTCGGTCACAGCCGCCTGCCGATGATGCGCGCGACAGCGCCCCAGCTCCGGCGGGGCCTCCAGCGCAGTGAAGTCGTCGCTGGCAAGGCTAACCTCCGCGCTGGCGACCGGGCCGCCGTCATCGCCCACGACCTGCAGGGTATAGCCGTCGGCGGCGGGGAAGGGAGGGAGGATCAGTGGGCTCGGGAGCACGACCGGCTGCAACCCGCCCGCGCCGTCGAGCGCAGCCAAGCCCAGCAGTGCGCCACTGCATTCGACCGTCGGCAGCTGCTGCGCCGCGGCCTCGCCGCTGGTGCTCGCGTCAGCGGCGAGGCGCAGGGCATAGCGCTCGATTCCGCGTGGCAACGCCAGCGCGAAGGCGCCGAGACAGCGCTCGATCGGCGCACAGCGGCAGCGGCTCGGCTGCGCCTTGCTGCACGTGCGCCCGATCGTCGAGCGCAGGCGCGCGGCCTGACCTTCACCGACGGCGCGCAGATCGACGCTGAAGGCCAGCGGCGTGCCCGAAGCATCGAGGACCCGACCGATCATGACGATCGAGCGGTCGCGCCCGTCGAGATAGAGGTCGCGTTGCAGGTGGTCCGTCAGGCTGACGGCGGGCTCAAAAACCGGCGGGAAGCTCGGCGGACAGTCACGATCTGCGCTGCCGACACAGGCGTCGCTGTGGTCGACAGGCGAGCGCGGCACCGCGACGCCAGCGTAGCTCTGACCGCGATTGAGCAGGAACAAGAACGACCCCGCCGCCGTCGCGCCGCCGCCCGAGTGCTCGCCAAGATCCCCCTCGCCTCCCTCGACGATCGTACTGGCCTCGAGCTGCACGACGGGCCGACCGGCGATGCGTGACTTGCGCCAAACCGTGACGTCCGCCGGCAAGGGCGTCTCTGGATCGTCGGAGGCGACCACCCTGCCGCGCCAAAGGACCGCCGCGTCGAGCACGAGCTCGAGCTCCTGCGCCGCCCCGGGCAGCGCACCGAGGAACTCCTGCGCGACCCAACCGCGATCGTTTGTTGGCGGGCGAAGCTCGAGATCGACCGTTCCGGCCGCGCGGCGCACACAGCGCTGCAAACTCAAGTCGCAGATCAGGTCACCGGGACAGCCATCGAGGGTGCGGCAGACCCGGGGTGCATCGATCGCCGCGCCATCATCGACAGCGGCACAGCCGAAGAGGCAAAGCGCGAAGGTCGGCGCTAGGAGCGCGAGACGGACGGCGGCGCTATCGCGACAGCAGGGGCGCTCCGCCGCCCAGGCCCGCAGCTGCCGCGCACGCGCCGGCCGCATCCTCGCGCCTGACCGCGCCGCGCTGGCTGACCTCATGGGGTCACCCCATCCTCGAGGGCAGGCGGCAGCGGCTCGATGCAGTTGAAGACCCAGAGCAGGCTGTCGCGCAGGCCGCCGGCGTTCGGTTGCCGCAAATCACTGCCGCGCCCGACAAAGCCGCTGTCGCTGACATAGAGCTCGAGGACGTGGCGGCCGAGTTCGCGATTGACCTTGTCGTCGCAGAGGCCCTCGACATCGAAGAAGTAACCGCGACGCCCGTCGAGGATGCCGCGCGGCGGCGAGTCGACGCGATCATTGTTGAGCGCCAGCGCCCGATCATAGCGCCCGTCGACGAAGGCGCGCGTGCGCAACTCCTGCTCGTCGGGATCGATGACGATCGTGCTGAAGGTCTGCGTCGGTCTCGGGCCGCTCGTCGCGCTCTGGGGAAAGGAGAACACCTGGTCGGGCGGCGGCTGCGTATGCTCCGGGACGATCCGGGGCGCGTGCTCCTGCGGTGAGTGCAGGTCCTCGGGCAGGATGCAGCCAACCCCGCCGAAGCTCCCCGTCGCCAGCGCGCTGAGCATCGCCATGCCCTGCAGGCGATGCAGGCGCGGTGCCAAGGCAGTCCACCACGACCGACCCGCGTTCTTCCGGGGCTTCGCGGCGCGGCGCTGCGCGAGAGGCGTCTTGCTGCCGGACATGAATGTCATGTTCCGCGCTCACGTTTCCAAAAAACGACCACCCTACGCACCGCTCAGGACGCCGATTCCTGGGGCTCGTCGCCCCGCTCCAGGTAGCGAAAGATCGTCCGCGGGTCGACGTCCAGCTGCCGTGCCGTCTGGGTCCGATTGCCACCATTACGGATCAGCACCTCGGCCACGTAGCGCCGGGCGTAGTCCTCCTTGGCCTGGGCCAGCGGAACGACCGGCGGCAGGTCCTCGGACTTGAGGTCCAGATCGACCGCCGAGAGCAGGGGCTTCTCACTGAGGACCACGGCCCGCTTGAGGTGGTTCTCGAGCTGGCGAATGTTGCCCGGCCAGCCGTGGCGACGGACAGCCACTGCCGCATCGGCCGTCAGCCCGCGCACCTTGCTCCCCAGCTCGTCGACATAGCGATCGAGCAGGTACTTGGCGATCAACATGACGTCCTCACCACGCTCGCGCAAGGGCGGCAGATGCAGGTTCACCACGTTGATCCGGTAGTAGAGGTCCTCGCGGAAGGCCCCTGCCGCGACCTGCTGCTGCAGGTTGCGATTGGTAGCCGCGACGACGCGGATGTCGACCGGCTCCGGGCGCGTCTCGCCGACGCGCACCACAGCTTTTTCCTGCAGCACCCGTAGCAGCTTGACCTGGAGACCCAAGGGCAGCTCGCCAATCTCGTCGAGAAAGAGCGTGCCGCCGTCGGCCGCGTGGAACTTGCCGCGCCGATGGCTGACCGCGCCAGTGAAGGCGCCTTTCGCGTGGCCGAAGAGCTCGCTCTCGATCAGGGACTCCGGAATCGCCCCGCAGTTGATCGAGATGAAGGGCCCGCGACAGCGCGGGGAGCGTTCATGCAATTCGAGCGCGATCAGCTCCTTCCCCGTCCCGGTCTCGCCGGTGATCAGCACCGAGATATCCGTCGGTGCCACCTTCTCCACCCGTCGAAACATCTCGCGCATCGGCTCGCAGGCGCCGATCACGCGGCCAAAGCGTAGGGCGTCCAACCGCTGCTTGAGCTGCCGTCGATCGAGCTCCAGCGAGTTGATCAGCAGCGCGTTCTTGACGATCAGCGAGGCATGCGCCGAAAATCCATTGAGCAGCTCGAGCGTCGAGCGATCAAAGCTCTGCAACACGCTGTCATTGCCGAGATAGATCAGGCCGAGCAAGGTGTCCTGGTCGAGCAGCGGCACGCATAAGACCGAGGCGAGGCGCAGGCGCAGCACTGAGCGCGCGGCGCCGAGTTCGGCATCCTGCGCCACGTCGCTCACCAGCAGCGGCTGCCGCGTGCGCACGACGCGGGCGATGATCGAGTCGCTGAGCTGATCGATCGCGTCCTCGAGCGACTCCTGCTCGACATTGCGCGCCACACTGATGCGCGGCACGTCACCATCGAGCAGCACGAGGAAGGCGCGCTGCGCGTGCGTCACGGCAATCACGGCGTCGAGGAGCTGCTCCAGGAGCTCCGGTAGTTCGTACTGCCGGAGCAGCCGGCTCGAGAACTCGAAGAACCTCCGGTAGGTCGCATCGCTCTCCGCCTTGGCCAGCGGCGCTGGCTCATCGTGCAGGCCAAAGACAAGCTCGCTGCCGCCGATGCGCAGCCGATCGCCGTGCCGCAGCTCATGACGCGGACGGCGCTTACCGCCGACCCAAAGCTCCGCCTTGCCGATCGCGGCGATCTCGTACGCGCGGCCGTCGCACCGCAGGTGGCAGTGGGTCTCCGCCACGCTCGGATCCCCGACCGTGATGTCGCAATCCGCCCCGCGACCGACGGAGGTCAGGTTGCGGCATAAGGGGTGCGCGGTGCTGACACCGTCCGGGAGGATCACGCGCAGTGTCGCCATCCTCGGGCCTCCTTCAGTAGGTCCACTGCAGGCCCAGGCCGCCCGGGCTGCCGGTCAGCAGCGGCAGCCGCCGCATCGGTGCCTCGCCTCGGCGACTGAGCGCGCCGGCCGGCGAGGGGGGATGCGCCTCGCCGACCACGACCTCGCGGCGGTGATGCACCAGCGCGTCGATCACCCCGGCGATCGCTGCGGCCCAGAACAAGCCGCCGGCGGCGACCTGCAGCACGTTGAGCGTGCGCGCGCGGTTCAGCTCGGCGGGCGGCGGACGGCTGTCTGGATAGCGCAAGCGCAAGGCCAGCGCCGCGCCGAGCGAGGTGCCCCCCAGTGCAACCTGGGTCGCCAGCAGCGCCAGACCCTTGCCGCGTTGACCGCTTTGGAACTGGCCCGCACCAAAGGGGAGGAAGTTGATCCACAGCGCGTGACGCTCGACGCGCAGATAGCGCCCCGCCGGATCGAGCGCCCGCGCTGACCCCTCGGGCGCCGCTCGCTCTCGGCGCGCGCGCGTGCGCGCCTGGGCTCGCTCTCGCTCGGCGACCTCGCGCAGCAGCAACGCATTGCGGCGCTTGACCTCCTCGAAGAGTTCCACCGCCACTGGCGGATCGACCAGCGGATCGAGCTGGTAGCTCGGCTGCGCGACGAGGATGGCGAGGAAGGACTGCTCGGCGCGGGCGCGGTCACGCGCAAAGACGTAGCTGACGCCCAGCATCCTATGCGCGCTGAGGTAGTCCTCGCCGGTGGCGAGCCGGTTGCTCGGATAGAGCAGCGGCTGGAGCAGCGCCACGGTCTGCTCGTAGCGCCCCTGCGCGTAGGCCTCCTGCGCCACGGCGAGCGGCTCGCGCGGCGCCGCGGCCTGCGCCTGTGCCACCGCGGGAGCGCTGGCGAGCAAGAGCAGTACAGCGCCGAGGGCACCGAAGCGCCGCGACAGCGCTCCACGCTCCGTCACAGGGGTCTCGGTGTCATTGTCACCTCGGAGGTCGTATTCGCCCGCACGGTCACCGTGCGCTCTTCCGTCAGGTACCCCTCGGCGCTCGCGGTCACCTGAACCTGCGTGCGACCGTCATCAGCATACGACGGAATCGGCACCTCGATCGCCTGACCCGGTCGCGCGGCCACCGTGCCGACGACCACGGTGGTCGCCGGGGGCGCCGGATCGAGCGTGACGATCAGCCGTGCTGGCTTCCAGGGCAAGCGCACCCGCAGGGAAGGCGCGTTCCACCTCGCGTCGAGTTGCACCCGCTGCTCAAAACAGCAGGCCTCGTTGCGAAAAATCAGCGTCACGGGAGCCAGCGGAAGATCGAGATAGCGCAGGTCCGGACCGTAGGCTCCGATCTCCCGACCGTCGACCCAAATCGTCACCGCTTTCGGCGTCGGCACGATCTCGACGCGGCGTCGGACGGCGCCGGTCGCGGAGGAACCCTCGGGCAGCGAAGGCCCGGCTGCGCCACGACGCGGGGAGGCCGTCCGCAGGGCGTCCACGGCGGCGGGGCGGTCGGTCACCTGAGCGCTGGGCGCGAGCGCAGGCCGGGGCCCCGTCGCGCGTCCGCTGCTCTGCTTCGCGCGCTGCACAGCCACGATCCTCGCCGGCCGGCGCCGCAGGTCGGGCGCCGACGGCAGCGACCGGGCTGGCTGGGCGAGGGGAGGGTGGGGCCGCCGCGCACGCTGCGCGACGATGAGGTAGGCCAAGCCGCCGAGCGCGAGGATCGCCAAGAGCACGACCCCCGTGCGCATCCAGCGCCGGCGCGCCGAGAGGCGACCGAGCAGCGCCAGCGCCTCCCCGTGCGCGGGATCCGCGCTGAGCAGGCGATCGAGCTGTTGCAGGGCGCGAGCGTGCTGTCCCTGCTGCAGGTAGCGGCGTGCCTGGGTCAGGAGCGCGGGGACGATCCGCTCGGGTAAGGAGCTCGAGAAGAGCTCCGGATCGGCGAAGTAGCGCTGCAGCTCGCCCTGCACCTCGGTCAGCCCCACCGCGCTCAGAAACTCCCGCAGATCGTCGGCGAGGGCCACGACGCTCGGGTAGCGCGCCTCCGGATCGCGCGCCAGCGCGCGGCGAATGATCGCGCCGAGCTGGGCGTCCACGCGCGGGCTGGCGGCCTCGGGCGGCGGGAAGCGACCCTCCGCGATGCGGCGGAGCACCTCGTGCGCGTTGCTGCCGGTGAAGGGCAGCTGCGCGGTGGCGAGCTGATAGAGCAGCGTGCCGACGCTGAAGACGTCCGAGCGGTAATCCACGCGCGCGCCGGTGACGAGCTCGGGCGACATATAGGCCGGCGAGCCGATCAGCTGACCCGTCACCGTCAGCTTGGCCAACTCGACCATCTGGGCGATACCGAAGTCGGTCAGCTTCACCCGCCCATCACGCCGAATCATGATGTTCTCGGGCTTGATATCGCGATGGATAATCGAGAGCCCGTGGGCATGCGCGAGCGCCGCGCAGACCTCGATCACGATCATCGCCGCCAGCTCCGGATGCGCGACCGGATGCGCGGCGACGAACTGCTTCAGCGTCTCCCCGTGGATGAACTCGGTGACGATGAAGCTCTCATCCGAGTCCGCGCCCGAGTAGTCGTAGATCTCGATGATGTTCTCGTGGCGCAGCCGAGCCACCGCCTGGGCCTCGCGCTGGAAGCGCTCCTTCGCCTCCCGCTCCTTGGCCAGGTGCGGGTGCAGGACCTTGACCGCCACCTCGCGATCAAGGTGCGTGTCCCGTCCGCGGAAGACGACGGCCATGCCGCCGTGCCCGACCTCTTCGAGCAACTCGTACTTCTGCAGGCGCCGGCGCGCGCTGAGCGGCGAAGTGCTCATCATGGCGACTTGACCCGCAACGGGTCGGCGCCTGCCGCCCATGGATTCGTTCGCTCTGACATTACCCTTGACGGCGTTGGTCGCGACGTCTAATTAACCGAACAGGACAGGCACGTAGCTCAGTGGGAGAGCACTACCTTGACACGGTAGGGGTCGGCGGTTCAATCCCGCCCGTGCCTACCACGACTGTCCTGGCGCGCCGCCGCGCGCAACCCCCGGCGCAGAGTCAGGTACCCAAGTCTGCCGGGCCTGCCGGCGGGAGGCGGGGGGAGCCGAGGGCTGCGCTGCATCCCGATGCAGCGTCTCGCGCCGCGTCGGCAGCGCTTCTGGGGATGGTAACAATGCAAGACAAACGACAGCCGACAGATCCATGCGGCGATCCATGCGACGCCTCGACCACCGCGTCCGCTACGCCGCCGGTCGCAGTTGCGCCGCCGCCGGTGACTGCGCCGAATACGCTGAGCGACCTCGATCGGCTCCGACACAGCGCCGCCCACGTGATGGCCGATGCGGTCAAGCGCCTCTTTCCCGCCGCCAAGATCACCATCGGTCCGCCGATCGAGCAGGGCTTCTACTACGACTTCGACGTACCCGAGCCCTTCGCCGACGCCGATCTCGCGCGGATCGAGCAGGAGATGGCGACGATCATTGCCGCCGATCACCCCTTCGAGCTGCGCGAGCTCGCGCGGGACGAGGCACGGATCCTCTTCGCCTCCTTGGGCGAGGACTACAAGCTGGAGCTGCTGGATGCGATTCCTGCAGGCGAGCCGGTGACGGTCTGCCAGCATGGCGCCTTCGTCGACCTCTGCCGCGGCGGGCACGTGGCAAGCACCGGGCTGCTCAAGGCGGTGAAGCTGACCGGGGTGGCGGGCGCCTACTGGCGCGGCGATGAGCGCAACAAGATGCTGCAGCGCATCTACGGCACGGCGTTCTTCGCGCCTGCCGAGCTCGAGCAGCACCTCGCGCTGCTGGAGGAGGCCAAGCTGCGCGATCACCGGCGGCTCGGTACCGAGCTCGACCTCTTCAGCATCAACGAGCTGACGGGCCCTGGCCTCGTGCTCTGGCATCCGCGCGGTGCGCTGGTGCGCCACCAGCTCGAGACCTTCTGGCGCCAGGAGCACCTGGCCGCCGGCTATCAGCTCGTCTACACGCCGCACCTCGCCCGCGAGGCGCTCTGGCGCCAGAGCGGGCACCTCGACTTCTATGCCGAGAACATGTACGCGGGCATGGACATCGACGGCCAGCAGTATCTGGCGAAGCCGATGAACTGCCCCTTCCACGCGATGATCTACAAGCACGCGCTGCGTTCGTATCGCGAGCTGCCGCTGCGCTGGGCCGAGCTGGGGACGGTCTATCGCTACGAGCGGACGGGCGTGCTGCACGGTCTGTTTCGCGTGCGCGGCTTCACGCAGGACGACGCACACCTCTACGTGCGGCGCGATCAGCTCGCGGGCGAGATCGATCGTGTGATCGATTTCTGCCTGAGGATGCTGCGCGCCCTCGGCTTCCAGGACTTCGAGCTCTACCTGAGCACGCGACCGGAACACTTCGTCGGGACAACGGAACAATGGGACGAGGCCGAGGCGATCTTGCGTCGCTCGCTCGAGGCCAGCGGCGTGCCCTTCCAGGTCGACAGCGGGGGCGGCGTGTTCTACGGGCCCAAGATCGATCTGAAAATCAAGGACAGTCTCGGTCGCCGTTGGCAGTGCTCGACCGTCCAGGTCGATTTCCAGCTACCCGAGCGCTTCGACATGACCTATGTCGGCGAGGACGGTGGTCGGCAGCATCGTCCGATCATGATCCACCGTGCGCTCCTCGGGTCGATCGAGCGCTTCTTCGGCATTCTCGTCGAGCACTATGCGGGGGCCTTTCCGGTCTGGATGGCGCCGGTCCAAGCGACCGTACTCAACGTGACGGATGCCCAGGCTGCCTACGCGACCCAGGTACGCGACACCTTGCGAGCGGCGGGCCTGCGCGCCGAGGCTGATTTACGCAACGAGAAGCTCGGTGCCAAGATACGCGAGGCGCAGCTGCAGAAGGTGCCCTACATGCTCGTGGTCGGCGACCGCGAGGCGAGCGCCGGGCTGGTAGCCCCGCGGCCGCGGCAAGGTGCGGCCTTGCCTGCGCTGCCTCTCGCAGAATTCGTTGACAAGTTAAGCCTGGAGGGGCAGATTCCCCGCGCCTAAGTGCGGGCGGAGTGAGCGCGATGCCGAAGATCAAGATGAAGTCCAACAGCGGAGCGAAGAAGCGCTTCCGCTTCACGGCCTCGGGCAAGGTCAAGCACAAGCGGGCCTTCCGAAGCCATATCCTCACGAAGAAATCCACCAAGCGGAAGCGCCACCTGCGTGGCTGTGGAATCGTCTCTGATTCCGACACCGCGAAGGTCGTTCGCATGCTGCCCTACGGCAGCTAGTCAGGAGCGTTCCGATGCCGAGAGCCAAACGAGGGGTCAAGGCCCGTCGCCGCCGCAATCGCATCCTCAAGGCAGCCAAGGGCTTCGTCGGCGCACGCCGGCGCGTCTACCGCCAGGCCGTGATGACGGTCAAACGGGCGTGGCGCTACGAGTACCGCGATCGTCGGGTCAAGAAGCGTGAGTTCCGCCGCCTCTGGATCATCCGCATCAACGCCGCCGCGCGGACGTTGGGCATGAGCTACAGCCGGTTGATGGGAATGCTGGGCGCCGCCGGGGTCGAGCTCGACCGCCGCGTGCTCTCCGAGCTCGCCGTCGCCGATCCCTCGACCTTCGCCCAGATCATTGATTCGGTGCGCGCGCGCGCCTGACGCGCGCGTCGCGGGTACGCCCTCAGAACCCGGATCAGGGCGAGCCGGCGACTCGCCCGCTCGGCGAGCGCGACGCGACCGTGCGTCGACGCGCCCGAAGCCGGCCCTTAGATTGACAGCGCGAGCCCATCTGGAACATGCTGTCGCTGTTCAGCCAACTCGGTGAGTCAGGATGACGGCGTGGCCTCGGCTGCCGGGCGTTGGGCCCTCGGGCGCCGGCCCCTCTGGGCGATCTCGGCGACCCGAATGCCTGGTCAGAGTCTTGCGTGCTTGCGGCGCCGCCATCGGCGCAGGCGGGCGCAGCACAGCGTCGGAGCCGAAAGGCAGGGAGAGGCAGAGATGACGAAAGCGGACATCATCGAATCCGTCTACGAAAAGGTCGGTGGCTTCTCTAAGAAGGAAGCGGCAGACATCGTCGAGACGGTCTTCGACACGATCAAGGACCGGCTCGAGGTCGGCGAGAAGATCAAGATCTCTGGCTTTGGAAATTTCGTCGTGCGCGAGAAGAAGTCGCGGGTCGGGCGCAACCCGCAGACCGGGCAAGAGATCACGATCAGCGCCCGTCGTGTACTGACCTTCAAGCCGAGTCAGGTACTCAAGACCGCGCTGAACGGTTGATCGACTAATCGCCGGCACCGCAGGCGATCGCCGCCGATCGAGCCGCTTGCGCCACCGCGGGGAGCCGCTACCGAGTGGGACGTGATCTTTCACGCAAGGCACGCAGTGCCGCGCGTGCGCCGACGCCACGGCGCACGATCTTCCGGATAAGCTGCACTTCAAGATCGGCGAAGTAGCGCGCCTCGTCGGCGTCAAGCCGCATGTGCTCCGCTTCTGGGAGAGCGAGTTTGGCGCACTGCGCCCGCAGAAGACGCAGACCAACCAGCGCGTCTATCGCCGCCGCGAGGTCGAGCTCCTGCTGCTGATCAAGCGCCTACTTTATCAGGACGGCTTCACCATCTCGGGCGCAAAACGGCGCATCGCTGAGCTGTCACGCGAGAGCGCCCCGATCCCGGCCGAGGTGAGCACGCTGCTGCGCCACCTCTGCACCGAGCTGCGCGAGTTGGTCGCCCTCACCCGCAAAGAACGCTGACGGCCACGCGCAGCGGTTGACACGTCGCTGGGGCCGGACTAGAAAAGCGGCGCATCGG
The Pseudomonadota bacterium DNA segment above includes these coding regions:
- a CDS encoding carboxypeptidase regulatory-like domain-containing protein yields the protein MRPARARQLRAWAAERPCCRDSAAVRLALLAPTFALCLFGCAAVDDGAAIDAPRVCRTLDGCPGDLICDLSLQRCVRRAAGTVDLELRPPTNDRGWVAQEFLGALPGAAQELELVLDAAVLWRGRVVASDDPETPLPADVTVWRKSRIAGRPVVQLEASTIVEGGEGDLGEHSGGGATAAGSFLFLLNRGQSYAGVAVPRSPVDHSDACVGSADRDCPPSFPPVFEPAVSLTDHLQRDLYLDGRDRSIVMIGRVLDASGTPLAFSVDLRAVGEGQAARLRSTIGRTCSKAQPSRCRCAPIERCLGAFALALPRGIERYALRLAADASTSGEAAAQQLPTVECSGALLGLAALDGAGGLQPVVLPSPLILPPFPAADGYTLQVVGDDGGPVASAEVSLASDDFTALEAPPELGRCRAHHRQAAVTDAEGRATLLLLPGDNAARSYEITVIAPARSRWASLRRGGIAVAPGGRPLEPLRLLERLRIVGRVRGPGGEIVAGALIEAAPVTPSKAAVTAAVQGSASALSGADGTFALWVDPGSYDLTVRPPATVSLAATTQLDLDLSEPRDALDLRLPEAALLHGRVVDATGVGASGCTVQAFESVARQGEDARPPLALPRATAVTDSDGRFSLRLARPES
- a CDS encoding sigma 54-interacting transcriptional regulator — its product is MATLRVILPDGVSTAHPLCRNLTSVGRGADCDITVGDPSVAETHCHLRCDGRAYEIAAIGKAELWVGGKRRPRHELRHGDRLRIGGSELVFGLHDEPAPLAKAESDATYRRFFEFSSRLLRQYELPELLEQLLDAVIAVTHAQRAFLVLLDGDVPRISVARNVEQESLEDAIDQLSDSIIARVVRTRQPLLVSDVAQDAELGAARSVLRLRLASVLCVPLLDQDTLLGLIYLGNDSVLQSFDRSTLELLNGFSAHASLIVKNALLINSLELDRRQLKQRLDALRFGRVIGACEPMREMFRRVEKVAPTDISVLITGETGTGKELIALELHERSPRCRGPFISINCGAIPESLIESELFGHAKGAFTGAVSHRRGKFHAADGGTLFLDEIGELPLGLQVKLLRVLQEKAVVRVGETRPEPVDIRVVAATNRNLQQQVAAGAFREDLYYRINVVNLHLPPLRERGEDVMLIAKYLLDRYVDELGSKVRGLTADAAVAVRRHGWPGNIRQLENHLKRAVVLSEKPLLSAVDLDLKSEDLPPVVPLAQAKEDYARRYVAEVLIRNGGNRTQTARQLDVDPRTIFRYLERGDEPQESAS
- a CDS encoding protein kinase is translated as MSTSPLSARRRLQKYELLEEVGHGGMAVVFRGRDTHLDREVAVKVLHPHLAKEREAKERFQREAQAVARLRHENIIEIYDYSGADSDESFIVTEFIHGETLKQFVAAHPVAHPELAAMIVIEVCAALAHAHGLSIIHRDIKPENIMIRRDGRVKLTDFGIAQMVELAKLTVTGQLIGSPAYMSPELVTGARVDYRSDVFSVGTLLYQLATAQLPFTGSNAHEVLRRIAEGRFPPPEAASPRVDAQLGAIIRRALARDPEARYPSVVALADDLREFLSAVGLTEVQGELQRYFADPELFSSSLPERIVPALLTQARRYLQQGQHARALQQLDRLLSADPAHGEALALLGRLSARRRWMRTGVVLLAILALGGLAYLIVAQRARRPHPPLAQPARSLPSAPDLRRRPARIVAVQRAKQSSGRATGPRPALAPSAQVTDRPAAVDALRTASPRRGAAGPSLPEGSSATGAVRRRVEIVPTPKAVTIWVDGREIGAYGPDLRYLDLPLAPVTLIFRNEACCFEQRVQLDARWNAPSLRVRLPWKPARLIVTLDPAPPATTVVVGTVAARPGQAIEVPIPSYADDGRTQVQVTASAEGYLTEERTVTVRANTTSEVTMTPRPL
- the thrS gene encoding threonine--tRNA ligase: MVTMQDKRQPTDPCGDPCDASTTASATPPVAVAPPPVTAPNTLSDLDRLRHSAAHVMADAVKRLFPAAKITIGPPIEQGFYYDFDVPEPFADADLARIEQEMATIIAADHPFELRELARDEARILFASLGEDYKLELLDAIPAGEPVTVCQHGAFVDLCRGGHVASTGLLKAVKLTGVAGAYWRGDERNKMLQRIYGTAFFAPAELEQHLALLEEAKLRDHRRLGTELDLFSINELTGPGLVLWHPRGALVRHQLETFWRQEHLAAGYQLVYTPHLAREALWRQSGHLDFYAENMYAGMDIDGQQYLAKPMNCPFHAMIYKHALRSYRELPLRWAELGTVYRYERTGVLHGLFRVRGFTQDDAHLYVRRDQLAGEIDRVIDFCLRMLRALGFQDFELYLSTRPEHFVGTTEQWDEAEAILRRSLEASGVPFQVDSGGGVFYGPKIDLKIKDSLGRRWQCSTVQVDFQLPERFDMTYVGEDGGRQHRPIMIHRALLGSIERFFGILVEHYAGAFPVWMAPVQATVLNVTDAQAAYATQVRDTLRAAGLRAEADLRNEKLGAKIREAQLQKVPYMLVVGDREASAGLVAPRPRQGAALPALPLAEFVDKLSLEGQIPRA
- the rpmI gene encoding 50S ribosomal protein L35 encodes the protein MPKIKMKSNSGAKKRFRFTASGKVKHKRAFRSHILTKKSTKRKRHLRGCGIVSDSDTAKVVRMLPYGS
- the rplT gene encoding 50S ribosomal protein L20, whose product is MPRAKRGVKARRRRNRILKAAKGFVGARRRVYRQAVMTVKRAWRYEYRDRRVKKREFRRLWIIRINAAARTLGMSYSRLMGMLGAAGVELDRRVLSELAVADPSTFAQIIDSVRARA
- a CDS encoding integration host factor subunit alpha → MTKADIIESVYEKVGGFSKKEAADIVETVFDTIKDRLEVGEKIKISGFGNFVVREKKSRVGRNPQTGQEITISARRVLTFKPSQVLKTALNG
- a CDS encoding MerR family transcriptional regulator, which encodes MHFKIGEVARLVGVKPHVLRFWESEFGALRPQKTQTNQRVYRRREVELLLLIKRLLYQDGFTISGAKRRIAELSRESAPIPAEVSTLLRHLCTELRELVALTRKER